Proteins from one bacterium genomic window:
- a CDS encoding type II secretion system protein, with protein sequence MRRNRRGFSLIELMIAIVVIAIMFISALAIFFQTVHVQLTSEDQAIANNLARAAIEEVKSIRWSRIPLDSTGTGYLDPPRNTIANDFVTDDGELRVVRTIEIPETNIKRISVNVYQIDVSGRPGEQDVPIVTLVEDIYKFGM encoded by the coding sequence ATGAGACGCAACCGCCGCGGTTTCAGCCTCATAGAGTTGATGATCGCGATAGTGGTTATCGCGATTATGTTCATTTCCGCCCTCGCGATTTTCTTTCAGACCGTACACGTGCAGTTGACTTCGGAAGACCAGGCAATCGCTAACAACCTGGCGCGCGCCGCGATCGAGGAAGTCAAAAGCATCAGATGGAGCCGAATTCCACTCGACAGCACCGGCACTGGATACCTTGACCCTCCGCGCAATACGATCGCGAACGATTTCGTGACCGACGACGGGGAGCTTCGCGTGGTGCGGACGATAGAGATACCGGAAACCAACATAAAAAGAATTTCGGTCAACGTGTATCAGATTGACGTTTCCGGTCGTCCCGGCGAACAGGATGTGCCGATAGTCACGCTTGTAGAAGACATCTACAAGTTCGGGATGTGA
- a CDS encoding prepilin-type N-terminal cleavage/methylation domain-containing protein, whose amino-acid sequence MMRLKQNEKGITLIELMIVSLIIGIITMGVASLYISSAETTMMVQQRSDATFTAQEGVERMVDLVRNSDGLLEIGPDEFALNERGEKTVFTYNSEKQTLLKDGNAYATGVTAFTPSYYDADGNPTTDAASVVKVEFDITAKSKDEEKSLDTFVIIRRLV is encoded by the coding sequence ATGATGCGCCTGAAACAAAACGAGAAGGGAATCACGCTTATCGAGTTGATGATCGTTTCATTGATCATCGGCATAATCACAATGGGAGTCGCCTCGCTGTACATTTCGTCTGCCGAAACAACAATGATGGTGCAGCAGCGCTCCGACGCCACCTTCACCGCGCAGGAAGGCGTGGAACGGATGGTGGATTTGGTCCGCAATTCGGATGGATTGTTGGAAATCGGGCCGGATGAATTCGCGCTGAACGAGCGGGGCGAAAAAACCGTATTTACCTACAACTCCGAAAAACAAACACTGCTAAAAGACGGTAACGCTTACGCTACAGGGGTCACCGCGTTTACGCCCTCTTATTACGATGCAGATGGAAATCCGACGACCGACGCGGCAAGCGTGGTCAAGGTCGAATTCGACATAACCGCCAAATCAAAGGACGAGGAAAAGTCGCTCGACACATTCGTGATTATCAGGCGCTTGGTGTAA
- a CDS encoding response regulator transcription factor: protein MAIRIIIADDHKLFREGLHSLLEKLPGVEIIGEADNGRDTIQLVSKLSPHIVIMDISMPGLNGIEATVQLSKKCPNTKVIALSMHSDRRFVTEMLKAGAYAYLVKDCARKDLEDAIRAVSAGQKFLSPQIAGVVISDYVQILADETEAPEADKLSSREREVLQLIAEGKNVKEIALILDISPKTVEFHRKRIMNKVGAKTIAELTKYAIKMGFTSL from the coding sequence ATGGCAATAAGAATTATCATCGCCGATGATCACAAGCTATTCAGGGAAGGACTGCATTCCCTGCTGGAAAAACTGCCGGGCGTTGAGATAATCGGCGAAGCCGACAACGGCAGGGACACCATTCAGCTCGTTTCCAAGCTTTCGCCCCACATCGTAATAATGGATATATCAATGCCCGGACTCAACGGCATCGAGGCGACCGTGCAACTTTCCAAGAAATGCCCGAATACGAAGGTGATTGCGCTTTCCATGCATTCCGACCGGCGATTCGTAACGGAAATGCTCAAGGCGGGAGCGTATGCGTATCTGGTAAAGGACTGCGCGCGAAAGGATTTAGAGGACGCTATCCGCGCCGTTAGTGCGGGCCAAAAGTTCCTTAGCCCGCAAATTGCCGGCGTGGTGATCAGCGATTACGTTCAAATTCTTGCGGATGAAACCGAAGCACCCGAAGCGGACAAGCTCTCGTCCCGAGAAAGGGAGGTTTTGCAGCTGATTGCAGAAGGCAAAAACGTAAAGGAAATCGCCCTAATATTGGACATCAGTCCTAAGACCGTGGAGTTTCACAGAAAACGCATTATGAACAAAGTGGGTGCGAAGACCATTGCAGAGCTGACGAAGTACGCCATAAAAATGGGTTTCACTTCGCTATAG